A segment of the Solanum lycopersicum chromosome 9, SLM_r2.1 genome:
aatgtataattcgctatacatatacaattgaagcgaattgtataaaacgaagtgtataaaacgagaaataaaaaaagacttggatagaaaattgtataaaacaaagtgtataaaacgaattgtataattataagtatatagaacgattatatacaatttgaaatttgtataaaatgagaaagacaaaagaaacttgGGCAGGGAATATACGATTGAACCGAAtcgtataaaacgagaaagagagaaattatatacaatttgaatttgtataaaacgagaaagagagaaagacaaaagaaactgggcaggggagtatttaTTGTGCAATTATAAATGTAcaagacgaaaatatatgtatttgcatgcgtgtatacaattttctctcgttttacacaaacaaaaacacaatttatgcatttcgtttctgtttgtataaacgAGAGAGgtgagggtggcgagcgagattaaGGAGAGTAGCGAACGAGATCCGAGAGAGGGGAGAGAGaggaacaaaatatatatatatatttatatttatacaatttactctcgctttatacaaataaaaatgaattttatataattgtgtttgtataaaagcgaaaggaagcgagcgagaaaggagagtgacgagcgagagtTTAAGGGAGAGAGATGAttgacaaacagtttgctacgAGACACAATCAAATCAAAGGATAGTTATagcaattaatttaatttattaatttgtcattatatataattttctcattttaatttCACTATATACTTTAATGGCCTATCCGTAACAACTTTGTCTCTTTACCTTTAAGGGatagaaataaaattgtatatataccatctttttttaatattcatttataaaattacactatatattcctTTGAAGAGTATTAATATTGTTGGATGAGTAAAATTTTCTGATAAGCTTTAATCTTCTCACATTACTCAAACACAAACGTCTTTCAGAATAATAATTCAATGACAAATCCAATAAATgcacaattatttattttccaaattatatttcaaaaactaactacaaaaattgagtaattaagtcaaatctcaatataatattagataaaaaaaaagagcattattttatattacttgacataaagtttaaaaaataaaataaaagattttataatataaaataaatttgagataTTTGTAGGTGTACGTAGTAGATAATTAAGAGGTAAACAAAAGTAATTCACTTTATTCAAAACATCAAATTTACATGCAAACTTGAGTTGTCAAAGCCATTATAGGGATCTAACCCTAATTAAGGCAAAAGTAgtgaaacaaaacaaaaaaacccatatgtattttatattataagcatccgtattattaatttaattccCACATAAACTCTCTTATAATTATACTTTATTACATTAACGTGACTACGTACGTACATACATGTGGAtgctttcttcatttcatttcaacatactcttaattatatataaattatattagtaACTTTTTATGGTTGAACTTCATTTTCATAATAGGCTTTTGCTTCTGCAGCTGAGTAACAACATTCGTAGCAATTTCCATATCTACCACGATTACAACATCCATATCGGCAACCTCCGCGTCGACCGCCACTGCCACGTCCTCCCCAACCACCACCTCCACGTCCACCCCAACCGCCACGTCCTCCCCACCCGTATCCATAACCATAACCATCACCATCACCGGCCACTACAACACTTTCTTCTGCAAATATATGTGACAGTGTCCAAGtcagaattttgaatttatgaaaAGACAGTTTACTCTGTTGTGAATAAATTAGTTAAGTGTATTTGAgcgtaaaaatattttttatctagagagctaatgaaaaatatttcatcgaAGATATATCATTATAGACTAATAACTAATATTAGCAAATTAAATAGttgcataaaaaaaaacttgtttacatgaaatatattacttttccgcccttttaatttatataatgtgACAA
Coding sequences within it:
- the LOC104649436 gene encoding late embryogenesis abundant protein M17-like, which gives rise to MKLKTYIFPLLLVLLLSYYYVNAAETSQDEKNANEVKEASNQYNGGGHGGRGGGEHCHYGCCGGYSKRGCQQCCTPQESVVVAGDGDGYGYGYGWGGRGGWGGRGGGGWGGRGSGGRRGGCRYGCCNRGRYGNCYECCYSAAEAKAYYENEVQP